One Rhodocyclaceae bacterium genomic region harbors:
- a CDS encoding phosphonatase-like hydrolase, protein MSIDPPRAARALPISLAVFDMAGTTIQDTGVVPLAFDAALASHGLSATADELVAIRGAGKREAIRHLVKARLGVADLERHSDAVYEAFRGELDRRFRAGGALAVQGAVQVFDWLRSRGVAIVLNTGFDRDTQALVLAAVGWERGVADALVCSDDVPKGRPAPYMIFRAMERTGTIDVARVLNIGDTVLDIQSGRNAGCGVNVAVWTGAHRRDTLAREPGAHLIEDVSHLPALLERIAGGGT, encoded by the coding sequence ATGAGCATCGACCCACCCCGGGCAGCCAGGGCGCTGCCGATCAGCCTCGCCGTGTTCGACATGGCTGGTACCACCATCCAGGACACCGGCGTCGTGCCACTGGCCTTCGATGCCGCGCTGGCGTCCCATGGCCTGTCCGCGACGGCGGACGAACTCGTCGCGATCCGGGGGGCGGGCAAGCGCGAGGCGATCCGCCACCTGGTGAAGGCACGCCTCGGCGTGGCCGACCTCGAACGCCATTCGGATGCGGTCTACGAGGCCTTCCGCGGAGAACTCGACCGACGCTTCCGTGCGGGGGGAGCACTCGCGGTGCAGGGTGCCGTGCAGGTGTTCGACTGGCTGCGAAGCCGCGGGGTCGCGATCGTACTGAACACCGGCTTCGACCGCGATACCCAGGCGCTGGTGCTGGCTGCGGTCGGCTGGGAGCGCGGCGTCGCCGACGCGCTGGTGTGCAGCGACGACGTGCCGAAGGGCCGCCCTGCTCCGTACATGATCTTTCGCGCGATGGAACGCACCGGAACCATCGACGTGGCTCGCGTTCTCAACATCGGCGACACGGTGCTCGACATCCAGTCGGGCCGCAACGCCGGCTGCGGCGTGAACGTGGCGGTGTGGACGGGCGCGCACCGCAGGGACACCCTGGCACGCGAGCCCGGCGCGCACCTGATCGAGGATGTGTCGCACCTGCCGGCACTGCTCGAGCGCATCGCGGGCGGCGGCACTTGA
- a CDS encoding DUF2237 domain-containing protein codes for MDGSHGGGGSSQFNVLGAPLATCSVQPLTGYFRSGCCETAVEDFGSHTVCARVTAEFLAFSKARGNDLSTPMPAYGFDGLKPGDRWCLCVTRWKEAFDAGMAPGVVLAATHRAALSVVTLEQLMAHAIDA; via the coding sequence ATGGATGGATCACACGGCGGTGGAGGATCGTCCCAGTTCAACGTGCTGGGCGCGCCCCTTGCAACCTGTTCGGTGCAGCCGTTGACCGGCTACTTCCGCTCCGGGTGCTGCGAGACCGCGGTCGAAGACTTCGGCAGCCACACCGTGTGTGCCCGGGTGACTGCCGAGTTCCTCGCATTCTCGAAGGCGCGCGGCAACGACCTCAGCACGCCGATGCCGGCCTACGGCTTCGACGGGCTGAAGCCCGGCGACCGCTGGTGCCTGTGCGTGACGCGCTGGAAGGAAGCGTTCGATGCAGGCATGGCGCCGGGCGTGGTGCTCGCGGCGACCCATCGGGCCGCGCTGTCGGTGGTGACGCTCGAGCAATTGATGGCGCACGCGATCGACGCATGA
- a CDS encoding mechanosensitive ion channel family protein: MNIGEFWTTAQPILIHGAFQVAAAIAFWVVGTWLINLAVRVLSAALERQKVEPTILRYIGSFVAVVLKIALVVAILGYFGVETTTFAALVAGVGVAIGAAWGGLLANFAAGAFLVVLRPFKVGDFVTAGGVTGTVKEIGLFGTAINTPDNVLTIVGNNRIFGDSIQNYSANAYRRVDLKAQLAQGADHAAAIALLRDRIAKIPNVLAAPAPDVEILEFTPSGPVLAVRPYCNNDHYWQVYFDTNRTIRESFGEAGFPVPEMPVVLRNAG, encoded by the coding sequence ATGAACATCGGTGAATTCTGGACGACGGCGCAGCCGATCCTGATCCATGGCGCATTCCAGGTCGCTGCCGCGATCGCGTTCTGGGTCGTGGGCACCTGGCTGATCAACCTGGCTGTTCGCGTGCTCAGCGCTGCGCTCGAGCGGCAGAAGGTCGAGCCGACGATCCTGCGCTACATCGGTTCGTTCGTCGCCGTGGTGCTGAAGATCGCACTGGTCGTCGCCATCCTTGGCTACTTCGGTGTGGAAACGACCACCTTCGCGGCGCTGGTCGCCGGCGTCGGCGTGGCGATCGGTGCGGCCTGGGGCGGGTTGCTCGCCAATTTCGCGGCCGGGGCTTTCCTGGTCGTGCTGCGGCCGTTCAAGGTGGGCGACTTCGTCACCGCCGGCGGCGTTACCGGCACGGTGAAGGAGATCGGCCTGTTCGGCACTGCGATCAATACGCCTGACAACGTGCTGACCATCGTCGGCAACAACCGGATATTCGGCGACAGCATCCAGAACTATTCCGCGAACGCCTATCGCAGGGTCGACCTCAAGGCGCAGCTTGCGCAGGGTGCCGACCATGCCGCTGCGATCGCGCTGCTGCGCGACCGCATCGCGAAGATCCCCAATGTGCTGGCGGCACCTGCGCCCGACGTCGAGATCCTCGAATTCACACCGAGCGGGCCGGTGCTGGCCGTGCGGCCCTACTGCAACAATGACCACTACTGGCAGGTGTACTTCGACACGAACCGCACCATACGCGAGTCGTTCGGCGAGGCTGGCTTCCCGGTTCCCGAAATGCCGGTCGTGCTGCGCAACGCGGGCTGA